TCATCGAGATCAACGACGGGTCGTGCATGCGTGGCATCCAGGTGATCGCCGACGGCGCGCTGCCGAATTACGAGAGCGAAATCAAGAAGCTGACCACCGGCTGTAGCGTCGAGGTCCTCGGCGAACTGCGCGAGTCTCCCGGACAGGGACAGTCTGTCGAAGTCGGCGCGAAGTCCGTCAAGGTACTCGGTTGGATCGACGATCCGGACACGTATCCGCTGGCGAAGAAGCGCCACACGATGGAGTACCTCCGCGAAGTCGCACACCTGCGGCCGCGCTCGAATACCTTTGGCGCGATCGCACGCGTGCGGAACGCCTTTGCGAAGGCCACGCACGACTTCTTCCAGGAACGCGACTTCATCTACCTCCACACGCCGATTGTCACCGGTAGCGACTGCGAAGGCGCCGGCGAGATGTTCTGCGTGACGACGCTTGACCTGGACAAGCCGCCCCGTACGGACAAGGGGCAGATCGACTTTGCCCAGGACTTCTTCGGCCGTCGGACGAACCTGACCGTCAGCGGTCAGCTTTCCGCCGAAACCTACGCCCTGGCGCTTTCGAACGTGTACACGTTCGGCCCGACGTTCCGCGCCGAGAACTCGAACACGTCCCGCCACCTGGCGGAGTTCTGGATGATCGAGCCGGAGATGGCTTTCTGCGATCTGCAGGGCGACATGGATTTGGCCGAGGAGTACATCAAGTACCTCTTCCGCACGATTTTGGACAAGTGCCCCGAGGACATGGAGTTCTTCAACAAGTGGATCGACAAGACGGCAATCGAGACACTGAAGCACATCATCGATACGCCGTTCGAGCGCCTCACCTACACGGAAGCGGTCGATATCCTGGAGAAATCCGGCGAGAAGTTCGAATACCCTGTGAAGTGGGGGCTCGATCTGCAGTCGGAGCACGAGCGCTTCCTGACCGAGAAGCACATCAAGAAGCCGGTGATTCTTTACGACTATCCCGCAGAGATTAAGGCCTTCTACATGCGCCTCAACGACGACGAGAAGACCGTTGCCGCGATGGACGTGCTGGTGCCGAAGATCGGAGAGATCATCGGCGGCAGCCAGCGCGAGGAGCGCACGGATGTCCTGATCCGTCGCATGAAGGAGTGTCACCTGGATCCGAAGGATTACTGGTGGTACCTGGACCTGCGGCGCTACGGCAGTGTGCCCCACGCCGGCTTCGGGCTGGGCTTCGAACGCATCATCCAGTTCGCCACCGGCATGGGCAACATCCGCGACGTCATTCCGTACCCGCGCACGCCAAACTCTGCCGAATTCTGACCCTTGGCAGAGAAATCTGCGTTTTCGATGTAACCTTTTCGATTCTCCTGCGTAGTTATCGGGTGCAGGCCACGAACGCTGGAACGTGATCACGTTTCGCCTCACCCGATTCTACGAAGGAGAAGACCCATGTTCTTCCCACGGCTGATCCCCGCTCTTGGCGTCCTACTGACGCTCTGCTCTATTTCCATCTCGTATGCACAGGACAACCTCCTGGCCCTGGCGCCGGAGGAGGCGGAAATCGTCGCCCGCCTGGATGTTCGCAGCGCCATCGATTCCCCGCTCTTTCAGAAGGTGCTGGAGTCCTACGGCGAAGAGAAGGCTCGCAACCAGGCCAAAGTCCTCCAGAACACCACCGATCTGGACATCTTCACCGATCTGCAGGAGCTCTATCTGTTCGGAATCGTCGATCGTGATGAGTCAATCGTCATCCTGGCGCGCGGTAACTTCAACCAGGAGAAGCTGCTCGACCTGGTGAAGTTGAACGAGTCCTACCAGTCAGACAAGGTCGACGGCGTGACCGTTCACAAGTGGCGGGATGGCGATGAGAAGTACGGCGCATTCCTCGATGACAACCTTCTGGCCTTCGCGGGCAGCGAGGAGGCGATGCGGGTCCTTCTCGACACTCGGAACAAGGATCACGCCTCCTTCATGAGTACCCCGGCAGGCAAAGCACTGCCCAACGACATGAACTCGCACGATCTCTGGTTCGCGTTGCGCTCCACCGACAACACCAAGGGAGAGTTCGGCGAAATCTCTCACGCCATCGACCTGAACCACGCCATCGCCACGGTGGATCTTGGTTCAAGCAATGTCTCCGCGAGCGTCCAGCTTCAGCCGAATCGCAAGGAGCTCGTCGAGAATTACCTTCAGATCCAACAAGGTGCCGTTGCATTCGCCCAGCTCTTGCGCGAAGAAGAAAAGGTCATCGATCTCCTCTCTCAGCGGGCGCGTGCCGAAAAGTCCGAAGACGGCAAGGCCGCCCGGCTGACGGTGGAGATCCCGAACGATGCCGCACTGAATCTGATCAAGCAGGCAGTGGACTGATGACTCGGCAGGATTCGCCCATCATGGCTGCGGCCATCGAGCCTCTGGCGACGACTTCCTCGCATTCGCGAGTGGAGTCGTCGCAGTCGCGTGCCGCGGACGCGGCCACCGTACGGCGTGTCCTGGATGGCGATCGCCAGGCGTTCGAAGAAATCGTTTTTGCCCACGAGCATTCCGTCTACCGCATTGCGCGTCGGATCCTCGGTAATCGCGAGGACGCAGAGGATGTGGCGCAGGAAGTCTTCGCGGCAGCGTTCACGAATCTTGGCTCGTTCGACTCCCGCCAACCACTGCGCCCGTGGATTGCGCGTATCACTGTCAATACGGCCATTTCATATCGAAGAAGGCGTCAGCCGACGACTACGCTGGAGGATCAATGGCACAGCTCCAAGCGCCCCTCGCCGCGTGAGGAAGCGGAGGCGGACCAGCGCCACGAGCAACTCGACCGAGCCGTTGCACAACTGCCGGAGGCCAGTCGCGAGGCCGTGGCGCTGTTCTACGGCGAGGAGATGAAGATCGACGACGTGGCACGAACCCTTGGGCGTCAGCCAGGAGCCGTGAAGGTCGCGCTGCACAGGGCGCGACTTCGCTTGAGAGAAATTGTTTTTGGCAATGCCGACAGAAGGGATGGTGAATGATGAACAGCGAAACGATTCGCCGACTGCAGGAATATCTCGATACGCATCCGGATGAGCCGCTCTCTCCGGTTCTGCAACGAGAAGTCGATGGCGATCCGAATCTGCGCGCGCTGTGGGAGGAACTGCAGGCGGTTGATGAGATGCTGGGCGAGACCGATGAATTGCCCGAGGGGCTTCATGATCGAATCATGCACGGCATCGGCGCCGCGCCTGCTCCGAGCCGTCGTGCGAAGGTCCGTGTGCTTCTGCTCGCCCCGCTGGCTGCCGCTGCTGCCGTCGTGTTGTTCCTGGCGCTGAACTTCGAGCCAATGAAGCAGGAACCCATCACCCGCCACTCGCCGAAAAACTCATCGACCGAGCAGATTGCTCCAAATCTGGACTTCTCCGAACTCACCATTTCTCAAGAACTGAAAGCCCCTGGAGACTTTGTTCGCCAAAAGCGCGATCGAGCAATTGAATCCGCGGAAGGACTGTTAGCGGGTGTGGTGAAGGTCCTCCCGCGCCTGCCGGAGGATTCCCCGCCACCTACCCCGACGCGAGAATCGCGATCTGCGCAGCAAACGCACCGATCCAGGCGAGCATGACCAGCCACTTGTATGACGACTCCCATTCCAGCAGGCCGAACAGAAGCGTGTAGATCCCACAGAAGATCCCAAGAATTCCCCAGATAATGCCCTTCTGCAAGAAGATGCCTACAAGCACCCAAATGAAACAGATTGATTGAACCACACTGCATGCCAACAGAATGAACTCCATGCTATCCCCCTGGATTCGCGCTTGTGATTACATTGATCGGTGTGAATCTAGGGGGGCACGTTCTGTGGCGCAAGCGTTTCTATTGGGCTGCATCCGGAAACTAAAGTGTCATTGGAGCAGTGTCCGCATCGTTGAACGATATTCCTCAAATGCCCGCCGTCCAGCTTGAGTCAGTCGCAATGTGGTGACGGGTCGCTTGCCTTCGAAGTGCTTCTCGACGTCCACGTAGCCGCCCGCTTCCAGCTTCGACAAATGGGACGACAGGTTGCCCTGCGTCAGTCCTGTCTGGCGCATGACGAACAGGAAGTCGGCGCTTTCCAGGACGCTGAGCAGAGAGACGATCGCCAGGCGGGCCGGCTCGTGAACCAGCCGATCGACGGATGCGAACGCTTGCGGATCAGGCGTCTTGTCAGGAAGCGGGTCACTCATCGGATGCCTCCGGTTCATACACCGGATTCTCGCGGACGAATCGCGCAAAGAGAGCGACTCCCAGCAGAACGAGCATGAGGCCTCCCGCGCCGTAGACGATCCAGGATGCAGCGATTTCGGCGAACTCGCGCAGTGCCAGGTCTGTTGGCACCGTGGCGCCGAGAATCACGCCAAGGAGGAACATCCGCGGCTGATCCCAGTAGTAGGCCAGGACCGCAAACACGGCGATGATCTGAAACGCCCAGATGGCGGCCATCAGCATGGGGATGTTCAGCGGCGCATCAGTCGTCGGGTGCTTCCACAGGAACATCGTCGCGAGCACAATTCCAGTCGTCACGATGAAGCCGGCCACAAACGCGAGGCGAACCTTGCGTTCCTTCTTCTTCCGCTCCTCGCCGAAAACCGCATTCCCCAGGCGGCGGGCTTTGATGCGGTGGAATGCGTACCGGTGGATCCCCACGGCGGCGCCGATCACCACGAGGTAGATCGCAAATGACCAGCCGACGCCAATCTTCCAGTCGAGCATCGTCATGAAGAACCCGACCGCCATGACCAGCGCGCCGACGTAGATTTCGAACAAGCCCGTGTTGCGCGTTGCGGAGTACGCTCGGCGTTCGATCTGTTGCGCATTCAGTGTATCTTCCATGATGGGTCCTCCTGTTCACGTTCCTCATCTGGATTGAGTGAACCCATTGCCCTTCTGGTTGTCAACGGAATTTAGTTTGTGTCGCAAACCAAATTGCAGGGAGCGGCAAATGGAATGACTGGGCACCTTGCCGGAAGCCCCGGTCCCAGCCAATTGGGTTGACGACTGGCAGGCTCGAAGGCCAGCCCTTTCAGGCATTGGCGAGCCCAACTCGCCCCGATTCCTCGACGAGAACACGCCCCCATGTTGGATATTCGATTCGTTCGCGAAAACCCCGATGATGCCCGCAAAGGCCTGCAGGCCAAACTGACCGATCCGGCCCTGGTTGACCAGGTGCTGGCGTTCGACGAGCAGCGTCGCAGCCTGATCCAGGAGACGGATGAGCTGAAGCGCCGCAAGAACGAGGTCTCGAAGCAGATTCCGCAGGTCGCCAAGGCCGGCGGCGACATCGAGGCGTTGAAGACTGAATCTCGCGGGATCGGCGACAAGCTGAAGGATCTGGACGACAGTCTGCGCACAATCGAGCAGGAGCAGCATGACATCCTGCTCCGCCTGCCGAACATGCCCGGGCCCGATACGCCGATCGGCAAGAGCGAGGACGAGAATGTCGTCCGCCGCACGTGGGGCGAACCGGCGAAGTTCGACTTCGACGCGCAGAGCCATTGGGACCTCGGCCAGGCGCTGGATATCCTGGATCTGGAGCGCGGCGCCAAGATTTCCGGCAGCGGATTTTACGCACTGAAAGGCGCCGGCGCGCGACTGCAGCGCACGCTGGTGCATTGGATGCTCGACACACACACACGCAAGAACGGCTACACCGAAATCGCGGCACCGCATCTCGTGACGCGCCAGACGCTGACCGGCACCGGCCAGTTGCCGAAGTTGGAAGAGGACATGTACCGAATCGAGTCGGACGACTTGTTCCTGATTCCAACGGCGGAAGTTCCGGTAACGAACTTGCACTCCGGCGAGATTCTGGACGCGGAGCAGTTGCCGATCAAGTACGTCGGCCACACTCCGTGCTATCGCCGCGAGGCGGGCAGCTATGGTCGAGAGAATCGCGGTATTTCCCGCGTTCACCAGTTCGACAAGGTCGAGATGGTTCAGTTCGTTCTTCCGGAGAATAGCAGCGACGCGCTGGAATCGCTGACGCGCAATGCGGCGGAGTTGCTCGAAGCGCTCGGCCTGACCTATCGCGTGCTGGAACTCTGCAGCGCGGACCTGTCTTTCGCAGCACAGAAGTGTTACGACCTCGAAGTGTGGGCGCCGGGCATGGATCGCTGGCTCGAAGTCAGCAGTTGCTCGAACTTCGGCGACTTCCAGGCGCGCCGCGCAAACATCCGGTTCCGCCGCGAGCAGGGCGCCAAGCCGGAGTTCCCGCACACGCTGAACGGTAGCGGTCTCGCATTGCCGCGCCTGATGATTGCTGTGATCGAGAACTACCAGCAGGCCGACGGCTCCATCAAGATTCCCGACGTGTTGGTGCCAATGTTCGGCCAGGATCGCATCGGGGGCTGACAATGACGGCGCCCGCTCCTCTCACGAATTGGCGTGTGGTTTTGGTCTCCCCCCAAACCGCAGCCAATGTCGGAGCGGTTGCGCGCGCGATGAAGAACTTCGGTTGCCACGACCTGGCCGTTGTCGATCCACGTTGCGATCTTGGAATCGAAGGCCCTGCGGGCCAACTGGCCCGTTCCGCTTACGATATCATCGCCTCCCGACGCGAGGTAGAGACGCTCGGCGAAGCACTTGCCGATGTCCACTTCTCGATCGCCTTGACCGCTCAAGAAGGCGACGACCGTCGTCGCGAGTTCATTGGTTTCGTTCCCGAGCCCTTGCTGCGCGATCGCCCGGCGGCGGAGACCCGTGCGTTGGTCTTCGGTCGCGAAGACAGCGGCCTCACAAGTGACGAGTGCGGCCTCTGCGGAAACCTGTGGGGATTCCCGACGCAGCCCGAGTACACCTCGATGAATCTCGCCCAGGCCGTCACGGCGGCGCTGGTCGGCGTCTCTGAAGCGCAAACTCGCGGTGCCGGAGACGAGAATGCGGAGGCACCCGCGCCGCACGAAGAAGTCGAGGCCATGTTCGCGCACTTGCGCCAGGTTCTCGACGCCGCGGGGTACGAGCGCGGTGTGCCCGTAAAGTACCCAGAGCGAGTCTTGCGTCGCGTTGCCCTCCGTGCCAGATTGCGTCACGGCGAAGTGCAAATCCTGCGTGGAATCTACCGCCGGGTGCTGAACGCGATTCTCGGATTCGAGCGCCGATCCTGATGGAGCGATGAGATGCGAGTAGGACTGGTTGTCGTGGCGGCAGGTTCGGGGAAACGTTTCGGCGGTCCGAAGCAATTCGCCCTGCTCGACGACAAGCCAATCCTTGCGCACTGCCTGGAGGCCTTTGACGAATTCGACAGCATTGCAGACCGCGTTGTTGTTCTGCCCCCGGACTTGCGCGACACCGAAGAGTGGAGGCGCATCCGGGCCGGACTGCGCTACCCCGTGCGCGTTGTGCTGGGCGGAGATGAACGCGCCGATTCCGTCCGCGAGGGCCTGGAGGGCATTATGCCCTTCTGCGATGTCGTGGCCGTTCATGACGGCGCGCGTCCGTTCGTACCGCTCGGTGCTTTTTCGGAAGCCGTCGCCTTGATGGAGAAAGATCCGCGACTGGCGGCGGCCATTGTTTGCTCGCCCGTCACGGACACGCTGAAGGCGCTCAATTCCGATCATCTGACAATCGCCGAAACCATCGATCGGTCGCGCATGGCACGTGCAGAAACGCCGCAGGTTTGCCGGCGCGAGTTGTTGCTGAAGGCGCTGGACCTGCCGGGCGCATATCGATTCACCGACGAGGGGCAGGCGCTTGAGGCACTCGGTCTGCGGACCGCTGCTGTTATGCACGATTCCTATAATGTGAAGATCACAACGCCCGCCGATCTGAACGCTGCCGATTCATGGATGCGATCGCGGCGCGAGGGAGAACAGTCATGAGCGATTCGCCCCCATTTGCAGTTGGTTTCGGTTACGACGTTCATCGCTTCGCAGAGGGACGTCGCCTGGTTCTGGGCGGTGTCGAGATCCGCTCAGATCTTGGTCTTCTCGGCCACAGCGATGCGGACGTTCTCTTGCACGCGGTGTGCGATGCGTTGCTCGGCGCGGCTGCATTGGGCGATATCGGGCACTTCTTCCCAAACGACGATCCCAAGTGGAAAGACGCGGATAGCCGCGTCCTGCTGCGCGAAGTTCGTCGCCAGATGACCGTTCATGGCTGGTCGGTTGGAAATGTGGACGCGACTCTCGTTGCCGAGCGTCCAAAGATCGCGCCACATATCGACGCGATGCGCGCGATTATCTCGGAGGATCTTGGGATCCCGCCTTACCGCATCGGGATCAAGGCGACAACGAACGAAGGGATGGGGTTTGTCGGCAGGGGAGAGGGCATTGCCGCGATGGCGACGGCGTTACTCTTCCGTTGATGGGCCGAGAATCTCCGCCTCGATCAACGCCATCAATCGATCGACTTCCTGCCAGTCTCCGCGTGCCCGTGCGGCCTCCAATTGATTGCGGCGTTCGAACGCCCTCATTGTCAATTGCCCGCCGGATGTTTGCAGGTAGCGGTCGACCAGGCGAAGGCGTCGCTCGATCTGCGACTGATCGATTTCCGGTTCCTGCGATACATCCATCAGACCCGAATTGACCGACTGCCAGACGACGAATCCGCCAATTGCGAATCCGATCAGCAACCCGATCGCAAGTGCCCAACGTTGGAAGAACTCACGAATGCGCCGACGGAGCATCAGGCCGGAACTCGATGACTCATCCATCAGAACGCGTTCTAACTCGCGACGGAACTGGTCTGCATCGGCGAATCGTCGCAGAGGATTCGGATGCAGGCCGCGGCTGACCAGTCGCAGCAATCCCGGCGACAAGTCGCGTCGCGTGTCTTCCAGGTTCTGAACCAGGCCGTTCTTGTTTGCGTAGAAGAACGCCTCCATGTCGCGCTGGCGCCCGAACGGCGTCATTCGCGCCAAGGCGAAGTACAGCGTCGCGGTGAGCGAGAAGATGTCGCTCGATGGTCCGAACGCCTCCCCGCGTGCCTGTTCAGGCGCCATATAGCCCAATGTTCCGCATACCGAGCCGCCGCCCGCCCAGGCTTCCTCGATGCTCGATGCCAGACCGAAGTCCGCCACTTTCACGCGACCAGTCGGTCCGATCAGAATGTTCTGCGGCTTAATATCGCGGTGCAGAATGCCCTGGTCGTGGGCGAACGCGATCCCGGAGGCCGCTTCGGCAATGATGCGCAGCGCCTGCGGCACAGAGACGATCGGCTCTCGCCGCACCCAGTCGTACAGCGTCTGGCCGTTGATGTATTCCATGGCGAAGAAGACGATGTCGCCCGCGCGATGCCACGAATACACCTGGACGATGTTTTCGTGAGTGAGGCGGCTCATGCGCTCCGCTTCGCGCTTCAAATCCTCAACATGCTTCTCGGAGTGCGGGCCTAAGGCAATGAATTTCAGTGCAACGCGACGGCCGAGTTGCACATCCGTCGCCAGCACCACCGCGCCCATTCCGCCTTGGCCAAGGACGCGCTCCGCTTCGAATCCAGCCTCAAGGGCGATGGCCGCCAGTTTGTCTGTGAGCGAGAGCTCTTCGCGCCCAACGTACGGACCGCTGGTTGCGATGGACGCCAAAGACTCGAACGCCTCGCTGACGCGTCCTTCGAAGAACGAACTGGATGGGGATTGCGAGACGGCAGTTTCCATGACCCGTTCGCCTCAGATCACCCGCGCCGGAACAGGCCTTTGACTTTGCCGAGCAGCCCGTCGTCGTCCACTTTCGTGGCTGGGGCGGCCATCGGGTAAGGCGGCAACGAGGAAAGCTTCTCGTACTCCGGCTGGCAGACCTCATCGACTTGTGTGAGGAACCGCTCCTGATCCCGCGGAGGCAACCCCACGGTTAACGCCGCCGCACGTCGGGCGCCGTCGAGGTTCTCAAAGCCCTTTGCCTTTGCAAAGCGCTTGGCGTCCTTCTCTTCGATGTGTGGAACGAAAGGGCAGAAGGGATCGAAGCTGGGCAGGACGTTCGGAACTTCGCGAATGCGTCCCATCAGGATCAGGTTCACGATGTTCTCGGCCTGCGCGGTCAGGATTACGATCTTCTCGCGCGACTTCTCCTGCTTGAACGCCCAGTTCGCGTCGACGCGGATGAAGCCCTTCTTGCCACGATTGGAAAGGCGGCGCTGCAGCAGTTGGAGGGAACTGAGCCAGACCCAAAGGTGCGGCGAACTCTGCACGGCACCAACGACGTTGCTCATGCGCGCCTCGGCGACTTCGACCGGGGTCTCGTACCGATTTCGCAACGCCGATGAGCCGCCGCGGTCTTCGATATGATCATCCGGTTCCCAGATATTCCGTCCGCCGAAGCAGAAAATCCAGCCAATCGGGATGCCGGTCGGGCACTCGGCGATCACATCCACGTTCGAGGTGGGTGCCTCGGCCTGGAAACGCTGGAGCGAGAACAGCAGACGTGCGGGCTTCGACATGAGCCTCAATCCTCACGAGAATACCCAATGCAAAAAGGAGGAGGCTGGGAAGTCAAGCCATCTCAAACGTCGACTACGCCGGAGCGTCGGCGACCCGCTTCCAGGCCCAACGCCGCCGGGAACCCTTCCCGGTAGACACCGCCAGGGGGTTGTGTCATAAACCGCCAAATGCCCGGAGGTTTCTCCATGAAGACCATCATCGAGCCATTTCGCATTAAGACGGTTGAAACGATCCGCATGACCACGCCCGCCGAGCGCGAGGAGTACCTGAAGCGCGCCGGTTACAACGTGTTCAAGCTCCCCGCCGAGGAGGTGCTGATTGATCTGCTGACGGACAGCGGCACAGCAGCGATGAGCGCAGAGCAGTGGGCCGCCCTGATGCGAGGCGACGAGTCCTACGCCGGCAGCCAAAGCTGGGAGCGCTTCGAGGCCTCGGTGAAAGACATCTTCGGCTTCGACTACATCATTCCCACGCACCAGGGGCGGGCAGCCGAGCGCATTCTCTTCAGCACAGTCTGCCGGTCCGGCCACATCGTGCCGAACAACACGCACTTCGACACGACGCGTGCGAACATCGAATTCGCCGATGCGAAGGCCGTGGACCTCGTGATCAAGGAAGGTCTCGATCCGGCCAGTCGCCATCCCTTCAAGGGCAACATGGACATCGCGAAGCTGGAGGCACTGATTGAAACCGAAGGCGTCGAGAACATCCCCATTTGCATGCTGACCGTGACGAATAACGCCGGCGGCGGGCAGCCGGTTTCGATGGAGAACATCAAGGCTGTTTCCGCCGTCTGTCGTAAGCACGGTATTCCGTTCTTCCTCGATGCGTGCCGAATCGCGGAGAACGCGTACTTCATCAAGATGCGCGAGCCGGGCTATGCCGATCGCACCGCAAAGTCGATTGCCCAGGAGATGTGCTCCTACGCCGATGGTTGCACGATGTCGGCGAAGAAGGACGGGCTTGCAAATATTGGCGGTTTCCTGGCGATGAACGATCCGAAGCTGGCGCGCCAGGAGCGGGATCTGTTGATCCTGACGGAAGGCTTCCCGACATACGGCGGCCTGGCCGGGCGCGACCTGGAAGCCATTGCCGTCGGACTGCAGGAAGCTCTCGACGAAGACTACCTCGAGTATCGCACTGCGTCGGTTCGCTACCTGGGCGAACACATCAGCAAGAACGGCGTGCCGATCGTGCAACCTCCCGGCGGGCACGCGATCTTCATCGATGCAAAGGCCATGTTGCCCCAGATTCCGCCGCTGCAATTCCCAGGGCAGTCGCTCGTCTGCGCGCTGTACCTGAAGGGCGGGATTCGCGCTGTTGAGATCGGCAGCGTGATGTTCGGCAAGAAGGACAAGGATGGCAATGACTTGCCGGCGCCGATGGAACTCGTGCGCCTCGCGATCCCGCGCCGCGTTTACACACAGAGCCACGTCGACTACCTGATTGAAGCCATTCTGGAAGTCTACGCCGAACGTGAGAACCTCCGCGGCCTGCGCATCGTTGATGAGGCGCCTTTCCTGCGACACTTCACGGCGGACTTCGAGATTGTGTAATGTTAATGAAGGTCGCCCATGAATGAAAGGAGCGCCGAGTTTTTGCTCG
This genomic window from bacterium contains:
- the asnS gene encoding asparagine--tRNA ligase — protein: MIQERVKSILNRTDYGAEVTVQGWVRTRRDSKGGFSFIEINDGSCMRGIQVIADGALPNYESEIKKLTTGCSVEVLGELRESPGQGQSVEVGAKSVKVLGWIDDPDTYPLAKKRHTMEYLREVAHLRPRSNTFGAIARVRNAFAKATHDFFQERDFIYLHTPIVTGSDCEGAGEMFCVTTLDLDKPPRTDKGQIDFAQDFFGRRTNLTVSGQLSAETYALALSNVYTFGPTFRAENSNTSRHLAEFWMIEPEMAFCDLQGDMDLAEEYIKYLFRTILDKCPEDMEFFNKWIDKTAIETLKHIIDTPFERLTYTEAVDILEKSGEKFEYPVKWGLDLQSEHERFLTEKHIKKPVILYDYPAEIKAFYMRLNDDEKTVAAMDVLVPKIGEIIGGSQREERTDVLIRRMKECHLDPKDYWWYLDLRRYGSVPHAGFGLGFERIIQFATGMGNIRDVIPYPRTPNSAEF
- the serS gene encoding serine--tRNA ligase — protein: MLDIRFVRENPDDARKGLQAKLTDPALVDQVLAFDEQRRSLIQETDELKRRKNEVSKQIPQVAKAGGDIEALKTESRGIGDKLKDLDDSLRTIEQEQHDILLRLPNMPGPDTPIGKSEDENVVRRTWGEPAKFDFDAQSHWDLGQALDILDLERGAKISGSGFYALKGAGARLQRTLVHWMLDTHTRKNGYTEIAAPHLVTRQTLTGTGQLPKLEEDMYRIESDDLFLIPTAEVPVTNLHSGEILDAEQLPIKYVGHTPCYRREAGSYGRENRGISRVHQFDKVEMVQFVLPENSSDALESLTRNAAELLEALGLTYRVLELCSADLSFAAQKCYDLEVWAPGMDRWLEVSSCSNFGDFQARRANIRFRREQGAKPEFPHTLNGSGLALPRLMIAVIENYQQADGSIKIPDVLVPMFGQDRIGG
- a CDS encoding sigma-70 family RNA polymerase sigma factor, which gives rise to MTRQDSPIMAAAIEPLATTSSHSRVESSQSRAADAATVRRVLDGDRQAFEEIVFAHEHSVYRIARRILGNREDAEDVAQEVFAAAFTNLGSFDSRQPLRPWIARITVNTAISYRRRRQPTTTLEDQWHSSKRPSPREEAEADQRHEQLDRAVAQLPEASREAVALFYGEEMKIDDVARTLGRQPGAVKVALHRARLRLREIVFGNADRRDGE
- a CDS encoding transcriptional regulator, with product MSDPLPDKTPDPQAFASVDRLVHEPARLAIVSLLSVLESADFLFVMRQTGLTQGNLSSHLSKLEAGGYVDVEKHFEGKRPVTTLRLTQAGRRAFEEYRSTMRTLLQ
- a CDS encoding 2-C-methyl-D-erythritol 4-phosphate cytidylyltransferase, translating into MRVGLVVVAAGSGKRFGGPKQFALLDDKPILAHCLEAFDEFDSIADRVVVLPPDLRDTEEWRRIRAGLRYPVRVVLGGDERADSVREGLEGIMPFCDVVAVHDGARPFVPLGAFSEAVALMEKDPRLAAAIVCSPVTDTLKALNSDHLTIAETIDRSRMARAETPQVCRRELLLKALDLPGAYRFTDEGQALEALGLRTAAVMHDSYNVKITTPADLNAADSWMRSRREGEQS
- a CDS encoding tryptophanase — its product is MKTIIEPFRIKTVETIRMTTPAEREEYLKRAGYNVFKLPAEEVLIDLLTDSGTAAMSAEQWAALMRGDESYAGSQSWERFEASVKDIFGFDYIIPTHQGRAAERILFSTVCRSGHIVPNNTHFDTTRANIEFADAKAVDLVIKEGLDPASRHPFKGNMDIAKLEALIETEGVENIPICMLTVTNNAGGGQPVSMENIKAVSAVCRKHGIPFFLDACRIAENAYFIKMREPGYADRTAKSIAQEMCSYADGCTMSAKKDGLANIGGFLAMNDPKLARQERDLLILTEGFPTYGGLAGRDLEAIAVGLQEALDEDYLEYRTASVRYLGEHISKNGVPIVQPPGGHAIFIDAKAMLPQIPPLQFPGQSLVCALYLKGGIRAVEIGSVMFGKKDKDGNDLPAPMELVRLAIPRRVYTQSHVDYLIEAILEVYAERENLRGLRIVDEAPFLRHFTADFEIV
- the ispF gene encoding 2-C-methyl-D-erythritol 2,4-cyclodiphosphate synthase — its product is MSDSPPFAVGFGYDVHRFAEGRRLVLGGVEIRSDLGLLGHSDADVLLHAVCDALLGAAALGDIGHFFPNDDPKWKDADSRVLLREVRRQMTVHGWSVGNVDATLVAERPKIAPHIDAMRAIISEDLGIPPYRIGIKATTNEGMGFVGRGEGIAAMATALLFR
- a CDS encoding serine/threonine protein kinase produces the protein METAVSQSPSSSFFEGRVSEAFESLASIATSGPYVGREELSLTDKLAAIALEAGFEAERVLGQGGMGAVVLATDVQLGRRVALKFIALGPHSEKHVEDLKREAERMSRLTHENIVQVYSWHRAGDIVFFAMEYINGQTLYDWVRREPIVSVPQALRIIAEAASGIAFAHDQGILHRDIKPQNILIGPTGRVKVADFGLASSIEEAWAGGGSVCGTLGYMAPEQARGEAFGPSSDIFSLTATLYFALARMTPFGRQRDMEAFFYANKNGLVQNLEDTRRDLSPGLLRLVSRGLHPNPLRRFADADQFRRELERVLMDESSSSGLMLRRRIREFFQRWALAIGLLIGFAIGGFVVWQSVNSGLMDVSQEPEIDQSQIERRLRLVDRYLQTSGGQLTMRAFERRNQLEAARARGDWQEVDRLMALIEAEILGPSTEE